The window GCTGTCCTTCATCTGCTCCTCCAACAACCACGTCGCCCGCATCGCCGCCATGATCGAGCGCCTCTGCCAGGCCTTCGGCCGCCGGCTGTGCCGCCTGGACGCGCGGCCCTTCCACGCCTTCCCCTCCCCGGCGGCGCTGGCAGGTCCGCGGCCCCCCGACcgccctcctcctgcccgcGTTGGGGGTCCCCGTCCCACGGCCCCGCTGTCCCCTGGCAGGCAGCGACGCCGAGGCCAAGCTGCGGGCGCTGGGCTTCGGCTACCGGGCCAAGTACGTGAGCGGCAGCGCGCGGGCCATCGCCGAGGGGCTGGGCGCCGAGGGGCTGAGCCGGCTGCGCGCCGAGCCCTACGCCGAGGCCAGGAGGGTGCTGTGCGCCCTGCCGGGCGTGGGGACCAAGGTGGGGACGGG is drawn from Oxyura jamaicensis isolate SHBP4307 breed ruddy duck chromosome 12 unlocalized genomic scaffold, BPBGC_Ojam_1.0 oxy12_random_OJ69688, whole genome shotgun sequence and contains these coding sequences:
- the OGG1 gene encoding N-glycosylase/DNA lyase is translated as SFICSSNNHVARIAAMIERLCQAFGRRLCRLDARPFHAFPSPAALAGSDAEAKLRALGFGYRAKYVSGSARAIAEGLGAEGLSRLRAEPYAEARRVLCALPGVGTKVADCVCLMALDKAEAVPVDTHVWRMARRHYGAAAGARSLTARVHQEIGDFFRGLWGPYAGWAQAVLFCAALHKGQDAAGSGKRARRGRGRESCGDEKP